TATGTTTAAGCATTGCTGATAGCTCGAACACCCTCCATATCTCCTCAGCAGTTAGATCAAATGCAGATATAATATCCCTCCCCCTAAGACCACCAACTATTTTTCCACACCGCTAACAATAGATGCTCAGATATATATAAAGTTTAGCCGTAATCTACAAAAAATTATTTATTGTATATTCGATATAACTTCAATATAAGAATAGATCTCTCAATAGCTAATGCTATCTCATTTCCCAGATAAACTATATATCTCGTCATCTCTTACCTTAAAAAGAGGTTTCAACCATATATCGAAACATCTTAGGGTTTCTATCACTATCCCGAAGATCCTGCTGACTGTTGGTTGCTATATTCTAGCTTCTTAATAATCCCTTTAACCAGATCATCTATACCTTCTCCTTTTAAAGCACTTATCATATATATATTCTCGTACCCCCTCTCCTTCAGCCTTGATATACAGAGCTCTATCTCTTCCTTTGATGATATATCGATCTTATTTATAACAACCAAGATCTTTTCCCTTCTAATGATCTTCTCAACGCTATCTAGAACCCTCAGCTGCTGCTCAAGTGAATAATAAGCACCACGTCTTGGATCTATGAGGAAAACAGCTATATCTGCTAAGTGCTTTATAGCTGAAACAGCTTTGAGTTCTATCTCATTCATCTCCTCGATAGGTCTGTCGAGGATCCCTGGTGTATCTATTATTGATATCCTTCTCCCCCCAAGATCTGTATGCCCCATTATAACTCTCTTGGTGGTAAATGGGAAAGGAGATGTTTCAGGCTTAGCTGTAGAGATTCTAGATACTAATGTAGATTTACCAACCTGGGGCATGCCACAGATCACTATATTGGCTGTGTCGCTCGAGATACATGGGCTCTTCGAAATCTCATTGATGGCGTTTCTTAGCATCTCCACCCCTTTTAACCCTCTTCTTACAATAGAGAGGCTCCTCCCAACATACTCCCTTGCTAGCTTCTTAATCTCCGAAGGATCTTCAGATTCTATGATCCTCCTCCTATACTCTCTATACAACTTAGTAATTAAATGGATAGCCCTTTTACACCTATCTAGAAGCTCCTCATATCTCCCCCCACTAGCTATCACAGCGATTTCTGCATAGAATGGATGCATAGATGCAAGCCTGGGCAGCCTTGCACAGGCCCCTATATAATTTGCTAGTAGAGAGAATATTCTATCAAGCTTAGACACATAGATAGCCCTGGCCCTCACAATCCTATCCTTCTTTAAAAAGGAGGCTGATAGATCGCTTCTATCCATATATGACTTTAACACGGCATTTCTAATATCCTCATAGCTATAGATCCTCACAGCCTTAATGCTATTACTCAGACACTCTGACATAGGGATACACCGATTGGCACCATAACTATATAGCGGTCATACGGTTCGTGAATACATCATGACTCAGCAACCCGGTTTCTATCATCCCAGCTAATAATATTCTATGGCAATATATATTAATCCATTATTAGCCTACCAAGGCCTTCTAATATAGCATACTAGAAAGATCCGATTATAAACCTATCCCAGTTATAAATGATAAATCTATCGGTTCTTACAACCGAAAGCTTCGTATTTCAGGGCGGGGAGGAGGTTAGCTCTTCCTGCCCTAAAGAGCTTTGAACCATCCTAGAGCAGGGAGTAGCTTAAAATGTAGCCTCAATTCTCTCCGCTCTAGCCCAACACCTTATCTTAGATGCACTCCTCATATTCCATTGAGCAGATTTAATGAATATATGGCATCAGCGTATTTAATAGCATTAAAGGCTAAACATATAAACCTAATATGAAACCCCAAAAACAACTGCCCGGGGTATTTTATCGCGGTTTATTTCTGAGAAGACTGTTTACTACTCTGTCTCTCCTTCGTTTCCTTTTTACCACTCTCCTTCTCCATGAAGATCGTCGTTTTCTGCCTACCGCCCATCTCAATCCCTCTATATGAGTATATGTTAAACCTAATATCTTTATCTAATTAAAAGCCTCCCCTTTAGATAACGAGGACTTATGAATCTATTATAGAGATGAATGTTGGATCGGCAGAAGCTCTATCTAGGGTGGAATGTGTCAGTCCTTACCATCAGAATCTACCTTGTCATTCTCAGCACCAGCTTCCTTGATTATTTCTTCCAGCCTATCTTTCTCAATCACCCTCACCTTATCGTCGAACTCCTTCTTCACTATAGATGCATCGCTATAATTCGAAATCACCGTATATACCTTACACCCTAGCCTAAGACATATTTTAAGTGTATTCGCTATTTTTTCGGTAAAATCCTCCGTGTTTTTCAAATGATCCTTTATCACAAGGGCGGCCTTATGCCCTTTCGCGCTGCCCAGTATATCTGGTGCTGTTCTCTTGAGTCTCACAGCCTCCATTCCAATCTCTGATATTCTTCTCAACAGAGGATCCTCCTTTACATGTGTTTTGAGTATCCTTTCAACATAGCTGAATATATATTTCTCAGTTAACTCATATACATCTACTTTAGACACTATATCCTCGCCAAATATCTCTATAAGCTTCTGGGCAACCTCTACCGAAGGATCCATAGCGCCTTTCTCATACTCATATACAGCCTTCCTACTTATCCCTAAGATCTCTGCTAACTCGCCCATGCTGAGGTTTCTCTCAATCCTCTTTCTATGGAGAGCCTCGCCCTTGATCTTTACGAAGAACTGGCCTTTCTTATAATATATAGCTACCTTTTCATCTGAGAGGTAGAGATCTAGGGTCTCAGGATCCATAACACTTATATCAGATCTATCCATTACAATCCCTGGCTCGAGATCTTCGTTCAAATAGCTCTTCGAAACAATAAGCACCGCGGAGTTAAGTATCTTAGACGATAACTTCAGATCCTCGATCTCCTCCTTAGAAATCTCATAAGCATCTTGAGAAACCTTTATAATAAGCCTGCCATTTGCTACAATATCAACAGATCTCCTACTATCACGGGGGTAGTTTATAATATCTACTCCTAAACCATGCTTTCTCAAAATATTTATTGTCCTCGCAATTAACGCCCCCAACTCCCCTCCTAGGGATATGCTATCCACACCACTCCTCATCATACTGGAATCCTTCATACCCTTCATATATTATTGAAATGATAAAGAGGGTTTTATATCTTTTGATAAGGGATCCAACGTCTTCATTAGATAATATACATTTATCACTATATCTACCCTCTATTATACCAGCCTTCTTAAGCCTCTCTAGCATAGCCATAACAGCTGTACTGCATTCTAAGAGTTTAAAAAGCGGTGTTCCAGAGATCTTAGCAACTATCATTGGAAATCTAATCTCTGAGTAAAGATCTCTTGGGATTATAGAAGCAAGATCTCTAGCTTCACTACCAAGCATAATATGTAAGCCTCCTCCAACCAGCTCAACACCCACGGCCTCCTGGGATAGAAGCTCTGAGAGCTTCTTTCTATCCTTAGGCGCTGTTCCGCTGAAGCTCCTCACAAGCTCTTTATAATAGCTTTTAATAGGATCTCTCTGCATCTCCATAGAGTGAACCCTATATTGTTTCCCTATAGCTTTTAAGAACACCCCCTATCATTATAACTGCTCTATCAGCGTAATCAGTAACCCTAGGGTCGTGGGATACTATAATCACGGTTGTTCTGAAGTCCTTATTAAGGCTTTTAAGCATTTCAAGAGCCCTAATGCTGTTATCCCAATCGAGATTAGCTGTAGGCTCATCTGCAAGGATAACGCTCGGAGTATTTACCATAGCCCTTGCTATCGCAACCCTCTGCTTCTCACCCCCGCTTAGATATTTAACGCTTTTAAACGCTACCTCCCTTAACCCCATATATTTGAGGATCTCCATAACCCTCTCCTCCCTAGCCTTCTTGGGAACCCCTGCTAGTAGTAGTGGTAGCTCTACATTCTCATACACAGTTAGATCCTCTACTAAGCCATAGTCCTGCGGTATATAGCCAACAACAGTATTTCTGATCATAGCTAGCTCCTCCTCATCCAATAGGGATATGTTATATCCATCAACTATAACATCCCCCCTATCAGGCTTTGTAAGACCTGCTATGAGTTTGAGAAGAGTTGTTTTGCCAGAGCCTGAGGGGCCATGTATAACCATTATCTCACCCCTCCTCACAACAAGGTTAACCCCTCTCAGGGCTACTACTTCGCCTACCTTGGGATCCCTATAGATCTTCCACACATCCCTGAGGATCACCACAGGCTCCATGGATCTATGACCTTGCCTATCCAATTACTGATATAAATAGAAAATATATATTTGCCTCCTCCTGTCCTAAAGGACAATGCTTTTAATTATAACCCTAAATCGAACATCATTTTTTCTTCTTCCTCTTCCTCCTCACCCTCTTAGCTCTCCTAATAACCCTCTTCTCAGAAGACCCCTCAGATCCCATGTAGATCTTCTCCCCATCCTCTGTTAAAAAAATCACCGCTTCGTATGGCTCATTAACCCTTACATATCCCTCGAAAACATAGATCGTGGTGCTGGGGGTGTACCATACAATATTATCCTCGCTTAGAGCTCCCCCCGCTTGTGCTGTATTAGTGCCTATAGTATTGATCTCCTCAACATGTTGGCTACTAGTATTTTTAGAGGCTTCATCGCTCTCCTCTGGAATAGGTAGCTCTCTATCTTTCTGTAGTGTATCTACAGAGGCTCTATTCCTCCGAACCACACCGATCTTCAGGAGCTTTGATGGCCTGTAGAACAGTATATGAGATCCCTGTGTATCTACCCCTTCCTTTCTACTAACACCAACCCTTATAATACCATCTTTCATCTCTGCTATAGCCTCTACATAGTCCCCATCCCCAGCATCTCTAGCTAGCTTCTCCAACGCTTCCTCAGGGTTTTCCCCTAGCTCTAGAGGCTCCTCAAATACCTTCTCCCCTATAGCCCTTAGGGATGTAAACTCCACAGGTCCTATCGAGCTTTTCTCCTCTTTATAAAAGATGATCTTTACCCTAGCCTTCAAAACATCTACCTCTTATACCCTATCCTCCTCAGAAGCTCCTTCCTCTCCTTAATATCCTCTTCACTCTCAACCCCGAGGGGGGAGAATCCATCGACAACACCTAGCACAGCTCTCCCCTGGTCTGTTTTACCAACTATTACTTGGAGGGGGTTGGCTGTTGCAGCATAGATCCTAACCACCTCCTGTACATTCTTTATAGCATTTAGAACATTTATGGGCCATGCATCCCTTATATAGATCACAAATACATGTCCAGCCCCTATAGATCTTGCAGCCTCTATAGCTAACTTCTTAAGCTCCTCATCATTACCATCATATCTAATGAGCCTCTTACCGCTAGCCTCGCAAAAAGCTATCCCAAACTTTATCCCAGGAACAGATGTTATAAGAGCTTCATATAGATCCTCGACTGTTTTTATGAAATGCGACTGACCTATAATTACGTTAACACCATGTGGAATTGGGATCTGGACAACCTCTATACCATGGAACTCCGGCAACGCCGCCCCTATATCTCTTCCATAACGTCCTCAATAAGCTTTTTCCTAACATCCCTATTGTCTATAATACTTGCTAGGGATATCTTAACAAGAGCCCTTGAGATCTTTACTAGCTCGTCCATCTTAGATGATAGCTCCGACAAGCTCCTATCGATACCAGCTAGCTTCACATCTAGCTGAGATAGCTGGGCGAGGATATGCTCCATTATGTGGAGCTGCTCATGCAAAGGATCCCCATGCTCGTGTTCATGCCCATGCTCATGCTCCTCCTCATACTCCTCCTCCATACCAGCGCCCTCGGCCTGCTCTCTCTTGGAGATCTCCTCTATAATCTCCTTCATAGTCTCCTCATCCTTAGGAAGCCTCTTTACCCTAAACTCTGACAAGGGGT
Above is a window of Sulfolobales archaeon DNA encoding:
- a CDS encoding GTP-binding protein; this encodes MSECLSNSIKAVRIYSYEDIRNAVLKSYMDRSDLSASFLKKDRIVRARAIYVSKLDRIFSLLANYIGACARLPRLASMHPFYAEIAVIASGGRYEELLDRCKRAIHLITKLYREYRRRIIESEDPSEIKKLAREYVGRSLSIVRRGLKGVEMLRNAINEISKSPCISSDTANIVICGMPQVGKSTLVSRISTAKPETSPFPFTTKRVIMGHTDLGGRRISIIDTPGILDRPIEEMNEIELKAVSAIKHLADIAVFLIDPRRGAYYSLEQQLRVLDSVEKIIRREKILVVINKIDISSKEEIELCISRLKERGYENIYMISALKGEGIDDLVKGIIKKLEYSNQQSAGSSG
- a CDS encoding helix-turn-helix domain-containing protein, with protein sequence MKDSSMMRSGVDSISLGGELGALIARTINILRKHGLGVDIINYPRDSRRSVDIVANGRLIIKVSQDAYEISKEEIEDLKLSSKILNSAVLIVSKSYLNEDLEPGIVMDRSDISVMDPETLDLYLSDEKVAIYYKKGQFFVKIKGEALHRKRIERNLSMGELAEILGISRKAVYEYEKGAMDPSVEVAQKLIEIFGEDIVSKVDVYELTEKYIFSYVERILKTHVKEDPLLRRISEIGMEAVRLKRTAPDILGSAKGHKAALVIKDHLKNTEDFTEKIANTLKICLRLGCKVYTVISNYSDASIVKKEFDDKVRVIEKDRLEEIIKEAGAENDKVDSDGKD
- a CDS encoding DUF61 family protein — translated: MEMQRDPIKSYYKELVRSFSGTAPKDRKKLSELLSQEAVGVELVGGGLHIMLGSEARDLASIIPRDLYSEIRFPMIVAKISGTPLFKLLECSTAVMAMLERLKKAGIIEGRYSDKCILSNEDVGSLIKRYKTLFIISIIYEGYEGFQYDEEWCG
- a CDS encoding ABC transporter ATP-binding protein, which codes for MEPVVILRDVWKIYRDPKVGEVVALRGVNLVVRRGEIMVIHGPSGSGKTTLLKLIAGLTKPDRGDVIVDGYNISLLDEEELAMIRNTVVGYIPQDYGLVEDLTVYENVELPLLLAGVPKKAREERVMEILKYMGLREVAFKSVKYLSGGEKQRVAIARAMVNTPSVILADEPTANLDWDNSIRALEMLKSLNKDFRTTVIIVSHDPRVTDYADRAVIMIGGVLKSYRETI
- a CDS encoding adenosine-specific kinase; its protein translation is MPEFHGIEVVQIPIPHGVNVIIGQSHFIKTVEDLYEALITSVPGIKFGIAFCEASGKRLIRYDGNDEELKKLAIEAARSIGAGHVFVIYIRDAWPINVLNAIKNVQEVVRIYAATANPLQVIVGKTDQGRAVLGVVDGFSPLGVESEEDIKERKELLRRIGYKR